The Alphaproteobacteria bacterium nucleotide sequence AGCAGTAATCAGGGAGCCAGAATGTTCAACCGCTTCAATAACTAAGACGCCTTCGCTCACACCCGAGATGATGCGGTTCCGTTTTGGAAAATGGCGGTTGGTGGGTGGCACCCCAAACTGGCTCTCGGCGATAATGGCGCCTTTTTCGCAAATAGCATCATATAACTTGGCATTTTCTTCGGGGTAAATCACATCAATTCCGCCCGCTACAACCGCAATGGTACCTGTTTTCAATGCGCCTTGATGGGCCGCGGTATCAATACCGCGGGCCAAACCGGATACCACCATCATATCCGCCTGCCCGCAATCACGCGCAATGCGTTCGGCGAATTGCCTTCCGTTCAAGGATGCGTTGCGTGAACCCACCATGGCGACCATGCGTCTGCCGTTTAATGCGCTGCGCTGACCCTTCACGCTTAAGATCGGCGGTGCGTCTTCAACAGCACGCAGATGCGCGGGATAATCCGCTTCGCACGCGGCCACCATATATCCGCCACACTTTTCTAAAGCGCTGATTTCTTTTTCAGCCACTTCGCGCGTTGCGATAATAATTGGCTTTTTGGCGCCAGCACGTTTGGCAAGTTCTGGTGCTTGACGCAGCGCGTTCTCCGCGGTGCCAAAGCGTTCCAGCAATTTATAAAACGTAATAGGGCCGATATTTTCACTGCGGATTAGCCTTAACCAGTCCATGCGCTCATTATCGTTCATAGCGCGAGTAGTAATCATCATTTTTTTCCAATGGTGGGTTCGGTGCCATTAAAAAGGCGCTCAATATTTGCTTTATGCTTCCAGATAATCAGCGCTGAAAGCCCGCCAAAATAAAGGATATATTCGGGCATATCGAGAAACCATGCAAAGAACGGCGCGGAGCCAATGGCAGCAATCGCGGCAGCGGATGATTTTTTTAATACAAAGGCAATTATAAGCCACATGACCACAATCATCAGACCCAATTCCCATGACATCATCATGTAAAAGCCGATGGCGGTCGCAACGCCTTTGCCGCCTTTGAATTTCAAAAAAATTGGATAGATGTGACCAATCACAGCGCACAGGCCCATCAGCAGCGCAAAAAATGTGTTGTCGCTGATGGCAAGGCCAAGCCAAACCGCCAGCGCGCCTTTACCCCCATCCAAAAACAGTGTGAGTGCAGCAAGCGATTTATTACCGGTGCGCAGCACATTCGTTGCACCGATATTGCCCGAACCCATAGTGCGAATATCACCAAGCCCCGCAAGCTTGGTCAGCAATAATCCAAACGGAATTGAGCCAAGCAGATACGCGCCAAAATATAGCGCGCAGGTAAAGAGCTGATATTCATAAAGGGAATTCAAAAATGTGGGATGAAGCATTATGACCTAAGATTTAAGCGGCGTTTGCCATCTTAGTACTATCATAAACGTGGCGTCCATCAAGGATAGTATGCTTCACGCGGCCTTGAACCGGCAGCGTATCATAAGGTGAATTCTTTGATTTCGAATGCAAGTTGTCATTATTGATACGCCACGGTTCATCGGCATCAAAAATTACAAAATCAGCTGCGCTTCCCTTGGCCAAGCGGCCGATCGGCAGGCGTAATAATTCGGCCGGCTTATAAGTCATGGTGGCCAATACGTCTAGCAGGCTCATCTTATTTTCATGATGTAGTTTAAGGCTGAGCGCTAATAAGGTTTCAAGCCCCACAATGCCGGGTGCTGCCTGCGCATAAGGCAGACGTTTGGAATCTACATCTTGCGGGCGATGATTGCTGGCAATAATGTCAATGCTGCCATCGGCGACCGCTTCGGCGATCGCTTTACGGTTCTCCTCATCACGCAACGGCGGCATTATTTTTGTAAAGGTACGGTAATCACCGACATCATTTTCTGTCAGTGTAAAATACTGCGGCGAAGTGGAGCAGGTAACACGCACACCTTGGCCCT carries:
- the dprA gene encoding DNA-processing protein DprA; translation: MMITTRAMNDNERMDWLRLIRSENIGPITFYKLLERFGTAENALRQAPELAKRAGAKKPIIIATREVAEKEISALEKCGGYMVAACEADYPAHLRAVEDAPPILSVKGQRSALNGRRMVAMVGSRNASLNGRQFAERIARDCGQADMMVVSGLARGIDTAAHQGALKTGTIAVVAGGIDVIYPEENAKLYDAICEKGAIIAESQFGVPPTNRHFPKRNRIISGVSEGVLVIEAVEHSGSLITARMALEQGREVMAVPGSPLDPRSKGNNNLLRQGAILVENVQDIMGGLSKLPNHTLSEPLASFSERNESLSEDDIAQARSKILETLGPVQVRIDDLIRDVNLPASIVLAALLELELAGKAARSPGQFVALIDAS
- the plsY gene encoding glycerol-3-phosphate 1-O-acyltransferase PlsY; translation: MLHPTFLNSLYEYQLFTCALYFGAYLLGSIPFGLLLTKLAGLGDIRTMGSGNIGATNVLRTGNKSLAALTLFLDGGKGALAVWLGLAISDNTFFALLMGLCAVIGHIYPIFLKFKGGKGVATAIGFYMMMSWELGLMIVVMWLIIAFVLKKSSAAAIAAIGSAPFFAWFLDMPEYILYFGGLSALIIWKHKANIERLFNGTEPTIGKK